From a region of the Notolabrus celidotus isolate fNotCel1 chromosome 14, fNotCel1.pri, whole genome shotgun sequence genome:
- the LOC117825670 gene encoding extracellular calcium-sensing receptor-like yields MSCLVWFSTLWPSSTLSLLLLGALGGQLGLELIQATVCSHWSAPSEKSLSQDGDVIIGGLFNLYYIPSAADQGFTEQPHYEACTGLELEPLKYSYALVFAVEEINRNKTLLPGVKLGYRILDTCTLYPWALQGAMSLVGGGNYMSKPSGGGWHVPLLIAAASSTTGIMMSSTLGPLSVPIISYLASCPCLSDRIKYPNFFRTIPSDIYQSWAMAELAIRFRWTWIGAVISNNDYGHLAIQVFQKEIQGKGVCLEFIETLKAETIATDAKRAALTIQASTARVILIFCWYTEVKKLLLELARINVTDRQFLASEAWSTSDDLLQDLTISKVASGVLGVAIRSSAIPGFEHFLRSLHPTHRPNDVFLREFWQKKFGGKESLANVQNHFTDTSRLRVAYNVYLAVYAAAHALHSLLSCTGRGNSSRNDTHNCTSPRHIKPMELLQHLSKVNVTTPHGESFYFQGADIPAKYDLVNWQRTPEGTLKLVLVGGVDGFNLRLNESAIQWSTGSSQVTVSVCSESCPPGTRKANRKGEPLCCFDCIPCTEGEISNKTGSLHCEQCPPDFWSNVEQTACIPRQLDFLSFNETLGITLTTAAVSGAAVTTVVFVVFLYYRQTPMVRANNSELSFLLLVSLKLCFLCSLVFIGRPSVWSCRFQQAAFGISFVLCVSCLLVKTLVVLAVFRSARPGAETLMKWFGPGKQRGSVLLFTCIQVIICATWLSLSPPVPRRDLGFRGSKITLECAMASVVGFSLVLGYIGLLACTCLLLAFFARKLPDNFNEAKLITFSMLIFCAVWVAFVPAYVSSPGKYVVAVEIFAILASSYGLLLCIFAPKCFIILLRPEINTKKYLMAR; encoded by the exons ATGTCTTGCCTTGTCTGGTTCTCCACTCTGTGGCCCTCCTCAACCCTCAGCCTGCTGCTTCTCGGTGCATTGGGCGGACAGCTGGGGCTGGAGCTGATTCAGGCAACAGTGTGCTCCCACTGGAGTGCACCAAGTGAGAAGAGTCTATCCCAGGATGGAGATGTGATTATCGGTGGACTTTTTAACCTGTATTACATACCTTCAGCTGCAGATCAAGGCTTCACTGAGCAACCACATTATGAGGCTTGCACTGG TTTAGAACTAGAGCCATTAAAATACTCCTACGCTTTGGTGTTTGCTGTGGAGGAAATAAATCGCAACAAAACCCTGCTACCAGGAGTGAAGCTGGGTTACCGTATCCTTGATACCTGTACCTTATACCCCTGGGCTCTGCAGGGTGCAATGTCACTTGTTGGGGGAG GTAACTATATGTCCAAACCATCAGGAGGTGGTTGGCATGTTCCTTTGCTCATTGCGGCTGCCTCGTCTACCACAGGCATCATGATGTCCAGCACCCTGGGGCCTCTGTCTGTACCGATT ATCAGCTACTTGGCAAGCTGCCCCTGTCTTAGTGACAGGATAAAATACCCAAACTTCTTCAGAACAATACCCAGTGATATTTACCAATCTTGGGCCATGGCAGAGCTGGCCATACGCTTCCGCTGGACTTGGATTGGAGCAGTGATATCAAACAATGATTATGGTCATCTAGCAATACAg GTATTTCAAAAAGAGATTCAGGGGAAAGGCGTGTGTCTGGAATTCATCGAGACCCTCAAGGCGGAAACCATTGCGACTGATGCAAAACGAGCAGCCCTCACAATTCAAGCTTCAACTGCGAGGGTGATTCTGATCTTTTGCTGGTATACGGAGGTGAAGAAACTACTTCTGGAATTGGCCAGGATAAAT GTGACTGACAGACAGTTCCTGGCTAGTGAAGCCTGGAGCACCAGTGATGATCTTCTGCAAGATCTAACCATTTCAAAAGTTGCCAGTGGGGTTCTTGGTGTAGCCATTCGAAGTTCAGCCATCCCTGGATTTGAACATTTTCTAAGAAGTTTGCACCCAACTCATCGTCCTAATGATGTTTTCTTAAGAGAGTTCTGGCAGAAGAAGTTTG GTGGAAAAGAGTCCCTGGCAAATGTGCAGAACCACTTTACTGACACCTCTCGGTTAAGGGTGGCGTATAATGTCTACCTTGCTGTTTATGCTGCTGCCCATGCCCTCCACAGCCTCCTCTCCTGCACAGGGAGAGGCAACTCTTCCAGAAACGATACCCACAACTGCACCTCTCCTAGACATATCAAGCCCATGGAG CTGTTGCAGCATTTAAGCAAAGTAAACGTCACCACACCACATGGGGAAAGCTTTTACTTCCAAGGTGCTGACATCCCAGCAAAGTACGACCTGGTCAACTGGCAGAGAACTCCTGAGGGGACACTGAAACTTGTCTTGGTTGGCGGTGTGGATGGGTTTAACCTCCGTCTTAATGAGTCAGCTATTCAGTGGAGCACAGGATCCAGTCAG gtCACTGTTTCAGTGTGCAGTGAGAGCTGCCCTCCAGGTACCAGAAAGGCCAACAGGAAAGGAGAgcctctctgctgctttgaCTGTATCCCATGTACTGAAGGGGAGATTAGTAATAAAACTG gctcTCTTCATTGTGAGCAATGTCCACCAGATTTCTGGTCCAATGTTGAGCAAACGGCCTGCATCCCTCGACAGCTGgatttcctttcctttaatGAAACTTTGGGCATTACTCTGACTACAGCGGCTGTATCTGGTGCTGCAGTGACAACAGTTGTATTTGTGGTATTTCTTTATTACCGTCAAACACCTATG GTACGAGCCAATAATTCAGAGCTGAGCTTCCTGCTTCTTGTGTCTCTGAAGCTCTGCTTCCTGTGCTCACTGGTGTTCATTGGACGTCCATCAGTCTGGTCCTGTCGCTTCCAGCAGGCAGCTTTTGGGATCAGCTTTGTGCTCTGTGTCTCCTGCCTCCTGGTCAAAACCCTTGTGGTTCTTGCAGTTTTCCGCTCAGCTCGGCCTGGTGCTGAAACCTTGATGAAGTGGTTTGGTCCCGGTAAACAGAGAGGAAGTGTCCTCCTCTTTACCTGTATACAG GTCATTATCTGTGCTACATGGTTATCCCTAAGCCCACCAGTGCCTCGCCGTGATCTGGGGTTCCGAGGGTCAAAGATCACCCTTGAATGTGCCATGGCCTCTGTGGTGGGCTTCTCTCTGGTTCTTGGCTACATTGGCCTGCTGGCCTGCACCTGCCTCCTCTTGGCCTTTTTTGCTCGTAAACTCCCTGACAACTTCAATGAGGCCAAACTGATCACCTTCAGCATGCTGATATTCTGTGCTGTCTGGGTGGCTTTTGTTCCCGCTTATGTCAGCTCACCCGGGAAGTATGTTGTTGCTGTTGAAATCTTTGCAATCCTGGCCTCCAGCTATGGCTTACTGCTCTGCATTTTTGCCCCCAAATGTTTCATTATTCTTTTGAGGCCTGAGATAAACACGAAGAAATACCTGATGGCTAGATAG